The following are encoded in a window of Fibrobacter sp. UWB2 genomic DNA:
- a CDS encoding S9 family peptidase has protein sequence MKSKILKFAVLASAIAFINCGDETALAPYLNGGAQGTSSSSDAVESEISSSDVAQPGSSATAETGSETSSSSGAVQQGSNTDAPASSSDESCLASCLPDACGPGTNPLPTSSSDAAVASSADAQSATSSANVQEPASSSSEAAKPASSSSEKKVESSSSETKVESSSSAEAPKGIFLASGKEEEKDQMQVEYKTRTGWDGGGILSYPKQLSSTQKHGVVVWGPGGGTEPGAYEGMIRRLASHGFVVIALKESPGNASQAIKALDWLDKQNKDQNSPLYGKLDMNTVGCSGHSMGGLESEQAVIKDKRVLTAFLNNSGDWNGAGAKNVATDRTIAILFGEVGMEKDNAKNDYNNSGVKAPACLIEMTGGPRNSEGGYGHGSGSWDGMAATVAWMRWHLGGETERKADFVGTTGKYIDGSIIGKQGKWKTQCKNF, from the coding sequence ATGAAATCAAAAATCCTAAAATTCGCTGTTTTGGCAAGTGCCATTGCTTTCATCAACTGCGGTGACGAAACCGCTCTTGCCCCTTACCTGAATGGTGGGGCTCAGGGGACATCGTCAAGTTCGGACGCCGTGGAATCTGAAATCTCTAGCTCTGACGTGGCTCAGCCAGGTTCTAGCGCTACTGCAGAAACGGGCTCGGAAACCTCGTCGAGTTCTGGTGCTGTTCAGCAGGGCTCCAATACCGATGCGCCCGCTTCCAGCAGCGACGAAAGCTGCTTGGCTTCTTGCCTGCCCGATGCATGCGGCCCGGGAACGAATCCACTTCCGACTTCGAGCAGCGATGCTGCCGTAGCTTCTAGCGCCGACGCTCAGAGTGCTACTTCCAGCGCCAATGTGCAGGAGCCGGCATCGAGCTCCAGTGAAGCTGCAAAACCGGCTAGCTCTTCGAGCGAAAAGAAAGTCGAATCTTCTTCCAGCGAAACTAAGGTGGAATCTAGCTCCAGTGCCGAAGCCCCGAAGGGCATTTTCCTTGCTAGTGGCAAGGAAGAAGAAAAGGACCAGATGCAGGTGGAATACAAGACCCGCACCGGCTGGGATGGCGGTGGAATCCTCTCGTATCCGAAGCAACTTTCTTCGACTCAAAAGCATGGCGTCGTGGTTTGGGGACCGGGTGGCGGTACCGAACCGGGTGCTTATGAAGGCATGATCCGTCGCTTGGCTTCGCATGGCTTTGTTGTGATTGCCCTCAAGGAATCTCCGGGTAATGCTTCCCAGGCCATAAAGGCTTTGGATTGGCTCGACAAGCAGAACAAGGATCAGAATAGCCCGCTTTATGGCAAGCTCGATATGAATACGGTCGGTTGCTCCGGCCACTCCATGGGTGGTCTTGAATCTGAACAGGCTGTTATCAAGGACAAGCGCGTGCTTACGGCGTTCCTCAACAACAGTGGCGACTGGAATGGTGCAGGTGCAAAGAACGTGGCGACGGACCGTACGATTGCAATTCTCTTCGGTGAAGTCGGCATGGAAAAGGATAACGCCAAGAACGACTACAACAATTCTGGCGTGAAGGCTCCGGCTTGCCTTATCGAAATGACGGGTGGCCCGCGTAACTCCGAAGGCGGTTATGGTCACGGTTCTGGCTCTTGGGATGGCATGGCTGCAACGGTTGCCTGGATGCGCTGGCATCTCGGTGGCGAAACGGAACGCAAGGCCGATTTCGTGGGTACGACTGGCAAGTATATCGATGGCAGCATCATCGGTAAGCAGGGCAAATGGAAGACCCAGTGTAAGAACTTCTAA
- the folE gene encoding GTP cyclohydrolase I FolE has product MMDFKKMEDGFRMILEGMGEDPNREGLIDTPKRVAKMYAELMTGLSGEMKAEDILKTRFHEKYDEMIIVPDIEFASMCEHHFLPFTGKAHVAYIPGDCVVGLSKIPRVVEFYARFPQIQERMTRQIAELIQKVLQPKGVAVVLEASHMCMTMRGVKKPGATMVTTQLLGRFKTDEKTRAEFMSRIYAPR; this is encoded by the coding sequence ATGATGGATTTTAAGAAAATGGAAGACGGCTTCCGGATGATTCTGGAAGGCATGGGCGAAGACCCGAACCGCGAAGGTCTTATCGATACGCCGAAGCGTGTTGCAAAGATGTACGCCGAACTCATGACGGGCCTCTCGGGCGAAATGAAGGCCGAGGACATCCTCAAGACGCGTTTCCACGAAAAGTACGACGAAATGATCATCGTGCCGGATATCGAGTTCGCGAGCATGTGCGAACACCATTTTCTGCCGTTTACGGGCAAGGCCCACGTGGCCTACATCCCGGGTGATTGCGTGGTCGGTCTTTCGAAAATCCCGCGCGTTGTGGAATTTTATGCCCGCTTCCCGCAGATTCAGGAACGCATGACGCGCCAGATTGCAGAACTTATTCAAAAAGTGCTCCAGCCGAAGGGCGTTGCCGTGGTTCTCGAAGCTTCGCACATGTGCATGACGATGCGCGGTGTGAAAAAGCCGGGTGCAACCATGGTGACCACTCAGCTTTTGGGCCGTTTCAAGACGGACGAAAAGACCCGCGCCGAGTTTATGTCCCGCATTTACGCTCCAAGGTAA
- a CDS encoding TIGR02147 family protein produces the protein MKPILNYLDYRCYMRDFYEERKKSSAFSWREFAKLAGFVSPTYLKLVCDGKTNLSKPGIQKVAKAMGLEGFERTFFENLVQLGHVKSDAEKKTVLAKILQSAKENKMHVLNADGFRFCEHPVCPIVRELAPLMPGALPSEMAAKINSEVTALDVRDTLQFLVKTGLLKKTGENSYEQTSKMVKISKDALPLTVRSMNREMGRLGFLSLDNTEVDERSVSGLTMGVDEITYRRIVREVDECRRKVAAIAGECKKINQVYRLNLQLFPLTKKVDETQRNV, from the coding sequence ATGAAGCCCATTCTTAATTATTTGGATTATCGTTGCTACATGCGCGATTTCTACGAGGAGCGGAAGAAGTCATCCGCGTTTTCGTGGAGGGAATTCGCCAAGCTAGCCGGATTCGTCTCGCCCACGTACTTGAAACTGGTGTGCGACGGAAAGACAAACTTGAGCAAACCCGGCATTCAAAAAGTCGCGAAGGCTATGGGTCTCGAGGGATTCGAACGAACCTTCTTTGAAAACCTAGTGCAATTGGGCCATGTGAAAAGCGATGCCGAGAAGAAGACCGTGCTTGCAAAAATCCTGCAGTCGGCCAAGGAGAACAAGATGCACGTCCTGAATGCGGACGGTTTCCGCTTCTGTGAACATCCGGTGTGCCCGATCGTGCGGGAACTTGCCCCGCTGATGCCCGGCGCGCTTCCAAGCGAAATGGCCGCAAAAATCAATTCCGAGGTTACGGCGCTCGATGTCCGCGATACACTCCAGTTCTTGGTAAAGACAGGACTTCTAAAAAAGACGGGCGAGAATTCCTACGAGCAGACTTCGAAAATGGTGAAGATTTCGAAGGACGCCTTGCCCCTGACGGTACGCTCCATGAACCGCGAAATGGGCCGTCTCGGCTTTCTGTCGCTGGACAACACAGAAGTTGACGAACGAAGCGTCTCGGGCCTCACCATGGGCGTCGACGAAATTACCTACCGCCGTATCGTGCGCGAGGTGGACGAGTGCCGCCGCAAGGTGGCCGCCATCGCCGGCGAATGCAAAAAAATTAACCAGGTCTACCGCCTGAATCTGCAACTTTTCCCCCTGACGAAAAAAGTCGATGAAACCCAGAGGAACGTATGA
- a CDS encoding FISUMP domain-containing protein has product MNMLKTLNSLPIAASFLAVAFFGACSETENPQDAGVWVDEPAIAFNESSSSSENSSSSLLEIKSSSSVVEESSSSVKMESSSSYKVGIHFPEHNGCGIAPNVYTDSLEAKPAAKIAKIKAASAKEPSYAAIMMKDEKYGVLSAFVEKRLEILEKQGVAHDSAWIQAAEELLQELGLDSLLADRQMPVYYMEYTLFYLYRSGSDQLKAYLVDDFADGKLEPKNYCFSNKPYDTFDQVAFNFMPIGCVYDEHEILDPEAIIKNIWRKCSGMPYCSDAMVGMFNKDSSLVCKSSRYYAYTITDNYTINDDTYTNWEIASPLDVETSGIPCDADGKFVVSRKNPDRSYICTADSGWDSTTTVKIEMKQIPCDTVGALFKSKLNPGGVYICRDTVWTGEYLWNREYTLNTWDKATPFEAEVANVPCEKNGEMIKSVVAPDSFHICRDGIWGLATRLERETYKIPCDEEGKHFESQELQSMYYVCHEGKWHQFDEITCENGARYSTANEKDKKYKTNYACKDGKWYSSKDESWEIPYELYFNPNIEYGSFSDPRDGRTYRTIGYRGTTWMAENLKYQGTPETFEVDKKYCKSDNCKNSGYYYTINAAEQACPEGWRFPTNNEVALLSTPDDSEEVSVSSTRKLFNALFSQMNSLGLGYDGLDKYGLSFTKTGLFNREVYVNSDYQYFWIQDTGWKDITVAEITTYEIKSRKFSSDINNIKAPVRCVKE; this is encoded by the coding sequence ATGAATATGCTGAAAACTTTGAATAGCCTACCGATTGCCGCATCGTTCCTTGCCGTCGCATTTTTCGGCGCCTGCTCCGAAACCGAGAACCCGCAGGATGCCGGCGTCTGGGTAGACGAACCCGCCATTGCGTTTAATGAAAGTTCGTCCAGTTCAGAAAATTCGTCTAGTTCACTTTTGGAAATCAAATCCTCGAGTTCTGTCGTGGAGGAAAGCAGTTCCTCGGTGAAAATGGAGTCATCGAGTTCATACAAAGTCGGAATACACTTTCCGGAACATAACGGATGCGGAATAGCCCCCAATGTCTACACAGACTCACTGGAAGCGAAGCCCGCTGCGAAAATAGCGAAGATAAAAGCGGCATCCGCCAAGGAGCCTTCGTACGCAGCCATTATGATGAAAGATGAGAAATATGGAGTCCTGAGTGCCTTTGTCGAAAAACGTCTCGAGATTCTTGAAAAACAAGGAGTCGCACACGATTCCGCTTGGATACAGGCGGCAGAAGAACTGTTGCAAGAACTCGGTCTAGACTCCCTACTTGCCGATCGCCAAATGCCGGTATATTATATGGAATATACCTTGTTCTACCTTTACAGAAGTGGCAGCGATCAATTGAAAGCGTATTTGGTCGACGATTTTGCAGACGGCAAGCTTGAACCGAAAAATTACTGCTTCAGTAATAAGCCATACGATACATTTGACCAAGTTGCCTTTAATTTCATGCCCATAGGATGCGTATACGATGAACACGAGATTTTGGACCCGGAAGCCATCATCAAGAACATCTGGCGCAAGTGCTCCGGAATGCCGTACTGCAGCGATGCGATGGTCGGGATGTTCAACAAAGACAGTTCATTAGTATGCAAAAGTAGCAGGTATTACGCTTATACCATAACTGACAATTATACCATAAATGACGATACCTATACCAATTGGGAAATAGCCTCTCCGCTGGATGTCGAAACGTCGGGAATTCCCTGCGACGCCGACGGCAAGTTCGTCGTGAGCCGCAAGAACCCCGATCGCTCCTATATTTGCACAGCCGATAGTGGATGGGATTCAACAACGACCGTCAAGATCGAAATGAAGCAAATCCCGTGCGATACAGTAGGAGCATTGTTCAAAAGCAAACTGAATCCTGGAGGGGTTTATATTTGTAGGGATACCGTCTGGACCGGGGAATATCTCTGGAATCGAGAATATACCCTAAATACATGGGACAAGGCGACTCCTTTTGAAGCCGAAGTCGCGAACGTTCCCTGTGAAAAAAATGGGGAAATGATAAAAAGCGTCGTGGCTCCGGATTCATTCCATATTTGTAGGGACGGCATTTGGGGATTAGCCACCCGCTTGGAAAGGGAAACCTACAAGATCCCATGCGACGAAGAGGGCAAACATTTCGAAAGCCAAGAACTCCAATCTATGTATTATGTGTGCCATGAAGGCAAATGGCATCAATTTGACGAAATCACTTGCGAAAATGGCGCAAGGTACTCTACGGCCAATGAAAAGGACAAAAAATACAAGACGAATTATGCCTGCAAAGACGGAAAGTGGTATTCAAGTAAAGACGAATCCTGGGAAATTCCATACGAACTTTATTTCAATCCCAACATTGAATACGGCTCGTTTTCAGATCCGAGAGATGGCCGCACCTATCGTACCATTGGCTACCGAGGAACAACATGGATGGCCGAAAATCTCAAGTATCAAGGAACTCCAGAAACCTTTGAAGTTGACAAAAAATACTGCAAAAGTGACAATTGCAAAAATTCAGGTTACTACTATACCATAAATGCTGCGGAACAAGCCTGCCCGGAGGGATGGAGATTCCCGACAAATAACGAAGTTGCACTTCTAAGTACTCCTGACGACTCAGAAGAAGTTAGTGTGTCCTCGACGCGAAAGTTGTTCAATGCATTGTTCTCGCAGATGAATAGCTTGGGCCTTGGCTATGATGGATTGGATAAATATGGACTGAGTTTCACCAAGACCGGCCTTTTTAATAGAGAAGTCTATGTGAATAGCGACTATCAGTACTTCTGGATCCAGGATACCGGATGGAAAGACATAACGGTAGCGGAAATAACAACCTACGAAATAAAGTCTCGCAAATTCTCCAGTGACATAAACAACATCAAGGCTCCCGTCCGCTGCGTCAAGGAATAA
- a CDS encoding nitroreductase family protein, whose amino-acid sequence MISDAAVIAKLKELAQSAFAAMELREDLYKSLKNSITLSRKGNYSFCYTAPVLIVVANKKEYGNNMADVACAVENMMLAAKELDLGSCYINQLKWLNEDPTLLEYLRGLGLKEDERVYASVAIGYADTESGLPNRAETPRTGNEVVFV is encoded by the coding sequence GTGATTTCGGATGCGGCGGTGATTGCAAAGCTCAAGGAACTTGCACAGTCCGCATTTGCAGCGATGGAACTTCGTGAAGATTTGTACAAGAGCCTCAAGAATTCTATCACGCTTTCGCGCAAGGGCAATTATTCTTTCTGCTACACGGCGCCCGTGCTTATCGTCGTTGCGAATAAAAAAGAATATGGCAACAACATGGCGGATGTCGCCTGCGCTGTTGAAAACATGATGCTTGCTGCAAAAGAACTTGACCTTGGCAGTTGCTATATCAATCAGCTCAAGTGGCTGAATGAAGACCCGACGCTTTTGGAATACCTGCGCGGTCTTGGTCTTAAGGAAGATGAACGCGTTTACGCTTCTGTGGCGATTGGCTATGCCGATACGGAATCGGGACTTCCGAACCGCGCGGAAACGCCCCGCACAGGCAACGAAGTCGTGTTTGTTTAA